In Flavobacterium gelatinilyticum, a genomic segment contains:
- a CDS encoding DUF294 nucleotidyltransferase-like domain-containing protein: MNTIAEHIADFLKEYPPFDNLTFQELSDIATNIRVINLEKHAVLFQNNDPLHDSFYVVASGVINLTTIADAEETIINKCHEGDIFGLRPFFAKNNYMMTAKAREETIIYAIPIAVFRPFVANNSDVLNFLLESFAMNSRHTKDNARSNGKLDTDNGFLDHQSEIQYIQSLTYNKTPLTTESHHIVKDVAILMTESMVDNIVVCEKNNPIGIVTNADLSSKIATGRYPITETIDKIMSSPVVTVIENVSLAEAQLLMLKYNVSHLCVTKDGTNKSAVRGIISEHDLIVAQASNPGVLIKEIKRSQLPKDLKQIRDRLSDLIQNSIQKNIPISHVSNIASEINLAIIKRAVELSILDLGSPPARYAWLSIGSQGRKEQLLLTDQDSILIFEDVAPEKYREVKDYFLRMAKRTTAILEKVGYEYCPNGHMGSNMLWCKSLSDWTKQYNNWMNTPGENSNDLSSIFFDYEIVIGEPKIEEVIENVVFKNAVNNTLFFDFLGNDALKRNSPLNFFKKFIVEEEGPHKDKFDIKTRALMPLIDSARLLILSANIKGIQNTYLRFKQLAISDSKNSEIYLSCAEAFLTLSKFRTVEGLKNDDSGQYINLREMSKTDKEKLKSALTPMKDLEELIKSKFQLTQFS; the protein is encoded by the coding sequence ATGAATACAATTGCTGAGCATATTGCAGATTTTTTAAAAGAATACCCGCCATTTGATAATTTAACTTTTCAGGAATTATCAGATATCGCGACCAATATTCGTGTTATTAACTTAGAAAAGCATGCAGTACTGTTTCAAAATAATGACCCGCTGCACGACAGTTTTTACGTTGTGGCTTCTGGTGTAATTAATTTAACCACGATTGCCGATGCTGAGGAAACGATTATAAACAAATGTCACGAAGGTGATATTTTTGGCCTGCGTCCGTTTTTTGCCAAGAATAACTACATGATGACGGCAAAAGCGCGCGAAGAAACTATTATCTACGCTATTCCAATCGCTGTTTTTAGACCTTTTGTGGCTAATAACTCAGATGTGCTGAACTTTTTACTGGAAAGTTTTGCAATGAATTCCAGACATACAAAAGATAATGCGCGTTCTAACGGAAAATTAGATACCGACAATGGTTTTCTGGATCATCAGTCTGAAATACAATACATTCAGTCGCTTACTTATAACAAAACGCCATTGACTACTGAGTCTCATCATATTGTAAAAGATGTTGCAATCCTGATGACGGAATCAATGGTTGATAATATTGTAGTCTGCGAAAAAAATAATCCTATTGGTATTGTAACCAATGCCGATTTATCGTCTAAAATTGCAACCGGACGTTATCCTATTACCGAAACTATCGACAAAATTATGTCGTCGCCTGTTGTTACCGTAATCGAAAATGTTTCTTTGGCCGAAGCACAGCTGCTTATGCTAAAATACAATGTTTCGCATTTGTGTGTTACCAAAGACGGTACAAATAAATCTGCTGTAAGAGGAATTATTTCTGAACACGATCTTATTGTGGCTCAAGCCAGTAACCCTGGTGTATTAATTAAAGAGATTAAGCGTTCACAACTGCCAAAAGACTTAAAACAAATTCGTGATCGATTGTCTGATTTAATTCAGAATTCGATTCAGAAAAATATACCAATTTCTCACGTCAGTAATATTGCCAGCGAAATTAATCTTGCTATTATAAAACGTGCTGTCGAATTGTCTATTTTAGATTTAGGCTCACCTCCCGCCCGTTACGCTTGGTTAAGCATTGGTAGTCAAGGACGTAAGGAACAACTTTTACTTACAGATCAGGACAGCATTTTGATTTTTGAAGATGTTGCACCGGAGAAATACCGCGAAGTAAAAGATTATTTCTTAAGAATGGCAAAACGAACAACGGCTATTCTCGAAAAAGTAGGCTACGAATACTGCCCTAACGGACATATGGGAAGCAATATGTTATGGTGTAAATCATTGAGTGACTGGACAAAACAATACAACAACTGGATGAATACTCCTGGTGAAAACAGCAATGATTTGAGCAGTATTTTCTTTGATTATGAGATCGTTATTGGTGAACCAAAAATTGAAGAAGTAATAGAAAATGTAGTTTTCAAAAATGCGGTAAACAACACATTATTTTTTGACTTTTTAGGAAATGATGCTTTAAAAAGAAATTCCCCTTTGAATTTCTTCAAAAAATTTATTGTTGAAGAAGAAGGTCCGCATAAAGATAAATTTGATATTAAAACACGTGCTCTTATGCCGTTAATTGACAGTGCTCGTTTATTGATATTAAGTGCAAATATCAAAGGAATTCAGAATACGTATTTAAGATTCAAACAATTGGCTATTAGCGATTCTAAAAATTCCGAAATCTACTTAAGCTGTGCCGAAGCATTTCTGACACTTTCAAAGTTCAGGACTGTTGAAGGACTGAAAAATGATGATTCCGGACAATATATTAATTTAAGAGA
- a CDS encoding multidrug effflux MFS transporter has product MTTKKYFKLILILGSLTALGPFSIDMYLPGFSDIAKDLNTTVAKVSMSLSSYFIGISAGQLLYGPLLDRFGRKKPLFIGLTVYILASLGCIYVTDIDSFIFLRFVQAVGSCAATVASVAMVRDLFPVKDIPKVFSLLMLVVGLSPMLAPTVGGYVTEDLGWHMVFLILMCMGIFILAASQIGLPNTYKPDTSISLKPKPIISNFLKVLKEPQFFTYAFTGAIAFSGLFSYVAASPIIFMDIYRVDAKAYGWIFAFMSVSFIGSSQLNSMLLKRFSSQQMIFGALISQSVISIIFLILALNDLLGLYETIIMLFLFLACLGISNPNTAGLTLAPFAKNTGSASALMGAIQLGLGALASFAIGVFVKDSVTPMVAIMTTTTITAFIVLNIGKRFIKNKVELSGNDDVMIGH; this is encoded by the coding sequence ATGACAACAAAAAAATATTTCAAACTTATCCTTATTTTAGGTTCATTAACAGCACTAGGACCATTTTCAATCGACATGTATTTACCTGGTTTTTCGGATATTGCAAAGGATTTAAATACCACAGTCGCCAAAGTTTCGATGAGTTTATCCAGCTATTTTATCGGGATTTCTGCCGGACAATTACTTTACGGACCGCTTTTAGATCGTTTTGGACGCAAAAAGCCTTTATTTATTGGTCTTACGGTTTATATTCTGGCTTCGTTGGGCTGTATTTATGTAACTGATATTGATTCGTTTATCTTTCTTCGCTTTGTTCAGGCTGTTGGGAGCTGTGCAGCTACAGTTGCCTCGGTTGCCATGGTTCGTGATTTATTTCCTGTAAAAGATATTCCAAAAGTATTTTCGTTATTAATGCTTGTTGTTGGGCTTTCGCCGATGCTGGCGCCTACAGTTGGCGGTTATGTAACAGAAGATTTAGGCTGGCACATGGTTTTCCTGATCCTGATGTGTATGGGAATTTTTATTCTGGCGGCGTCGCAAATTGGATTGCCAAATACCTACAAACCTGATACTTCGATTTCATTAAAACCAAAACCTATTATCAGTAATTTTTTAAAGGTGCTAAAAGAACCGCAGTTTTTTACGTACGCCTTTACCGGAGCAATCGCTTTTTCGGGCCTATTTTCGTATGTAGCGGCCTCCCCTATCATTTTTATGGATATCTATAGGGTAGATGCTAAGGCATACGGATGGATTTTTGCTTTTATGTCGGTTAGTTTTATAGGTTCCAGTCAGCTGAATTCCATGCTTTTAAAACGTTTTTCGAGCCAGCAGATGATTTTTGGCGCTTTGATTTCGCAATCGGTTATCAGTATTATTTTCCTGATTTTGGCTTTAAATGATCTTTTGGGTTTATATGAAACTATAATAATGTTGTTTCTGTTTTTGGCCTGTCTGGGAATTTCAAATCCAAACACAGCCGGATTGACGCTTGCGCCATTTGCCAAAAATACCGGAAGCGCTTCTGCTTTAATGGGTGCTATTCAGTTAGGGCTTGGAGCTTTAGCTTCTTTTGCGATTGGAGTTTTTGTAAAAGATTCGGTTACGCCAATGGTTGCCATTATGACAACAACGACGATTACGGCATTTATTGTTTTAAATATCGGAAAACGATTTATAAAGAATAAAGTAGAATTGAGCGGAAATGATGATGTAATGATTGGGCACTAA
- a CDS encoding helix-turn-helix transcriptional regulator: protein MTEKIIHQGRNIKRFREMLGIKQEALAYELGEDWNQKKISLLEQKELIENNILEQVARILKVPVEAIENFDEDSAINIIANTFHDSAVANTFTDGSQANFNCTFNPLDKMVELYERMLEQQKEMIEKLEKLIK from the coding sequence ATGACAGAGAAAATAATACATCAAGGCAGAAATATAAAGCGTTTCCGTGAAATGCTGGGCATAAAACAAGAAGCCCTTGCTTATGAATTAGGTGAAGATTGGAACCAAAAGAAAATTTCTCTTTTGGAACAAAAGGAATTGATTGAAAATAATATTTTAGAACAGGTAGCTAGAATTCTGAAAGTGCCTGTTGAAGCTATAGAGAATTTTGATGAAGATTCAGCAATTAATATAATAGCCAATACTTTTCACGATAGTGCTGTTGCAAATACTTTTACTGATGGTTCTCAGGCAAATTTCAATTGTACGTTTAATCCTTTAGATAAAATGGTAGAACTTTACGAGCGTATGCTTGAGCAGCAAAAAGAAATGATTGAGAAACTGGAAAAGCTTATAAAATAA
- a CDS encoding NAD(P)/FAD-dependent oxidoreductase, whose amino-acid sequence MKIVIIGGGFAGINLAKELVNQPQIQVTLVDKNNYNFFPPLIYQVATAFLEPSSISYPYRKFFAGKKNLQFRLGELQSVVPAENKIILNNGVLDYDYLVFATGAETSYFGMENVMKNAIPMKTLNDAIEMRNTLLKNLEKAAICKDMRKRRKLLTIVVAGGGPTGVEVSGMFAEMRKNILLKEYPELDTSASNVYLVDGGDALLAPMSKESQKDTYEALTKLGVVVKLNTKVVDYVDDTVFFENGETIKTKNLIWAAGVSAKIFEGIPQESYGRGRRMATDQYNKVNGLDNIYAIGDTAILSGDQNFPGGHPQVAQVAIQQGLNLAKNFKAMIKNQPLKPFVYKDKGSMAIIGKAKAVVDLPSPKWHFKGFFAWVIWLFIHLISLITYRNRLNTFWNWMVAYFARDQSLRMIIRPDKRN is encoded by the coding sequence ATGAAAATAGTCATAATAGGAGGCGGTTTTGCAGGAATAAATCTTGCAAAAGAGCTTGTAAACCAGCCTCAGATACAAGTAACACTTGTAGACAAAAACAATTATAATTTTTTCCCTCCGCTTATATATCAGGTTGCAACGGCTTTTTTGGAGCCGTCAAGCATCAGCTACCCATACAGAAAATTTTTTGCCGGTAAAAAGAATCTTCAGTTTCGTTTAGGTGAACTGCAGTCTGTTGTTCCTGCCGAAAATAAAATTATTTTAAACAACGGCGTATTAGACTATGATTATCTGGTATTTGCCACCGGAGCAGAAACCAGCTATTTTGGAATGGAAAACGTAATGAAAAATGCCATCCCGATGAAAACCTTAAATGATGCCATCGAAATGCGTAACACATTACTTAAAAATCTCGAAAAAGCCGCTATTTGCAAGGATATGCGTAAACGTCGTAAACTATTGACAATTGTTGTTGCCGGAGGAGGGCCAACAGGAGTTGAAGTATCCGGAATGTTTGCCGAAATGAGAAAAAATATCCTCCTTAAAGAATATCCTGAATTAGACACCTCTGCCAGCAACGTATATTTAGTAGATGGAGGCGATGCACTGCTGGCTCCAATGAGCAAAGAATCTCAAAAAGATACTTACGAAGCCTTGACAAAATTGGGCGTAGTTGTAAAACTAAATACCAAAGTTGTCGATTATGTAGATGATACCGTATTTTTTGAAAATGGCGAAACCATTAAAACCAAAAACTTAATCTGGGCTGCCGGGGTTTCGGCTAAAATTTTCGAAGGAATTCCGCAGGAAAGTTACGGACGCGGCCGACGCATGGCTACAGATCAATATAATAAAGTAAACGGATTAGATAATATTTATGCCATTGGCGATACTGCGATTTTATCAGGAGATCAAAATTTTCCGGGTGGTCATCCGCAGGTGGCACAGGTGGCAATTCAGCAGGGATTGAATCTGGCAAAAAACTTTAAAGCCATGATTAAAAATCAGCCGTTGAAACCATTCGTGTACAAGGACAAAGGTTCTATGGCAATTATCGGGAAAGCAAAAGCTGTGGTAGATCTGCCAAGTCCAAAATGGCACTTTAAAGGATTCTTTGCCTGGGTTATCTGGTTGTTTATCCACCTAATCTCATTAATAACGTACAGAAACCGATTAAATACATTTTGGAACTGGATGGTCGCTTATTTCGCAAGAGATCAGTCTCTTAGAATGATCATCAGACCGGATAAGAGAAACTAA